The genomic stretch GCACGCTTGCATCTTCCGATCTCAAGCCCTCCTCAGCAATGATCAAGCCACCTACTTAGATCGTAATAAAACTCTTATTTAACACGATTTAAAAATGCTTATACTTTAGGCAAGAATAGAATTAGGACAATTTCATGAAAAAGTTACTTGGCGTTATCTTGAGTGCCTCTGTATTGACTTTAACTGGGTGTGGTAAACAAGAAGCGCCTGCCACTGATGCAGCGCAAAGCAAAGATGCTAATGGTCTTCAAACTGTAACTATGGCTTCGACCGGTTCAGATGCAGACGTATGGCGTTATATCGCGACCCTGCCTGAAACCAAAGCAGCCGGTATCAAACTTGATGTGAAAAATTTTACTGACTATGTGTCAATGAACACGGCAGTAGCCAACAAAGAAATTGATGTGAATGCATTCCAGTCTTATGCCTATATGGTGGCTTACAACGATGCCAACACAGCCAAAATTGTACCTCTATCTACCACTTATTTAGAGCCAATGGGTATTTACTCAAGCAAAGTGAAATCTTTAAACGAGTTTAAAACTGGTGCAACCATTGCTATTCCTAACGACGGCGCAAACGAATCACGTGCATTATTACTTTTACAATCAGCAGGTCTGGTTAAGTTAAAAGCTGGTTTTGACAATGTCAAAGGCACAACGTCTGATGTGACCGAAAATGCAAAACAAATCGTGATTAAGCCGATTCAAATGGCGACTGCAGTACGCGTAAAAGACGAAGTGGATGCGATTGTGCTGGGCAATACCCTGGCAATGGAAGGTGGTTTAAACGTATTAAAAGATGCGATTTACTATGAGCCAATTGATCAAAGCACAAAAATGAACGTCAACGTATTAGCGGTTGCAGCAGACCGTCAAAACGATCCAGTCCTGCAAAAAGTAGGTGCGTTGTATCATACGCCAGCAGTAAAAGCATATGTTGATGAACATTTTGGTGGTACGAAAGTTGCGGTAAACAAACCGGTGACGTATTTAACTGAATCAAAATAGTACTATAATAGACTTTTAGAACAGGCAAGGACGATTTCTTGCCTGTTTTTTTATCCGTGATGCAGTTTTTGACACTATGATTGAATTTAAAGATATTTCAAAACAGTATGAGCTTAAGGGTCAAACCTTGCATGCCTTGAATCAGATTAATCTTCAGATTCCAACCGGCAGTATTTTTGGCATCATCGGTTATAGTGGTGCCGGTAAAAGCACCCTCATCCGTCTGATCAACCTGCTTGAGCGCCCAAGCTCAGGCCGGATTATCATTAACGGAACAGATTTTACCGCACTGGATGCCAAAGCATTGCGTCAAGAACGTGCCAGCATCGGCATGATTTTCCAGCATTTCAATTTAATGCAAACCAAAACCGTAGCAGCCAATATCGAAATGCCCATGAAACTCCTGGGCTGGAGCAAGGCAGAACGGGAAAAACGCCTCGAAGAATTATTAGACTTTATTGACCTGAAACATAAACGTCATGCTTTTCCAGATGAATTGTCTGGCGGTCAAAAGCAGCGTGTTGGTATTGCCCGTGCCCTTGCCAATCATCCAAAAATTTTACTCTGTGATGAAGCGACTTCTGCACTTGATCCACAAACCACCAAATCTGTTCTACAGCTACTTAAAAAAATTAATGAAGAACAAGGCATCACCATTGTTATGGTTACCCATGAAATGGATGTAATTG from Acinetobacter lwoffii encodes the following:
- a CDS encoding MetQ/NlpA family ABC transporter substrate-binding protein, with protein sequence MKKLLGVILSASVLTLTGCGKQEAPATDAAQSKDANGLQTVTMASTGSDADVWRYIATLPETKAAGIKLDVKNFTDYVSMNTAVANKEIDVNAFQSYAYMVAYNDANTAKIVPLSTTYLEPMGIYSSKVKSLNEFKTGATIAIPNDGANESRALLLLQSAGLVKLKAGFDNVKGTTSDVTENAKQIVIKPIQMATAVRVKDEVDAIVLGNTLAMEGGLNVLKDAIYYEPIDQSTKMNVNVLAVAADRQNDPVLQKVGALYHTPAVKAYVDEHFGGTKVAVNKPVTYLTESK
- a CDS encoding methionine ABC transporter ATP-binding protein, whose amino-acid sequence is MIEFKDISKQYELKGQTLHALNQINLQIPTGSIFGIIGYSGAGKSTLIRLINLLERPSSGRIIINGTDFTALDAKALRQERASIGMIFQHFNLMQTKTVAANIEMPMKLLGWSKAEREKRLEELLDFIDLKHKRHAFPDELSGGQKQRVGIARALANHPKILLCDEATSALDPQTTKSVLQLLKKINEEQGITIVMVTHEMDVIETVCDYVAVMEKGDVIETGSTLQIFSQPQHPTTKNFIQTVLQQHLPVNILNNLENQNHNSIYCLKFLGSSAQETVIQAVIKQFDISLNILFANMTEINGTVIGQMFIQLLGDVQEIQAAIKFLEQHGVQVDQAGVQA